The segment CTCCGCTCTCCTGCAATCTCTAATCTCCCGTTTATAGTTTATCCTTGTTTACCTCATCTTGTTACCCAACTTGTGGGTAAGGATTAGACCCCCGCCAGCGGGGGACAACGGCCAATCAATCACTTGAATGGCGACAGAGCACTAGATTAAAACACCACCAAAATTTGTATAACCTCTACGGCCTTCCCGATTAAGAAATCGCCATTAAGGATTGCACAGGAGAGTGTGGTCAGGTGAAGATTTTGCCGGGGAAGACCTATTTTGCAGGAAAAGGAGCTAATCTATGAAAGATTTAATTCCACAGGAGACAATTGAGCAAAGAATTTTTTTAATAAGAGGACACAAGGTGATGATAGATAGAGATCTTGCTGAATCTTGGTAGGGTCAAACCTTGATTATGGAATACAGAATGTTTTAAATTCTATAATCAAGGGTTGACCCTAATTATCCCCTTAAATGGGGTTTATTTCTGCCAGATTGATGTCCATTATGTTAAGGGTAGCTCGGAGAAAAAGGTACGGAAAATAGCAGTTGTCAGGTAAATTGAAGGAAAATGTCTTTTAATGGCAAATAACTTCATATTTCATTCCTCCAAATGACTGAGCTATTACAATTAATTCAAAATTTTGTTGACATAAGATAAAACTTTTGGTAAAATATCTACATAATGAGCAAAAAAGAAGGTAAGATCCGAATTCAAGCAAACCGAGAATGTTGCGAAGCAAAAAATGCCCAAAAAGCAACTTCCTATCAGTCAAGAAAAAAACAACCCAAAATTTTGGAGATTGTCTGCTATTCCCCTCCAAGAACTGGCTGGAGTGTTCGAGTAGAATATGTTAAGAAGCATCTTTTAGAAAATGGATATGAATGCCAAATATTGAATATCAGCCCTGAAAGTAGAAGAATTAAAAGTGATGAGTATCTTGATGTTCAAAATGGTTTTGATTATATTTTTAAAGTAGTTAAATATTGTCTCAAAGGATATAAAATCCATATGCATATGAATGGACAATCTATCAAAGGTTTTATTCTGACATTAATTAGTGAATTTATTAGTCTTTTATTTCTGAGGAGATGTATTTTAACCTTTCACGGTGGAGCAACACAATTATATTTCCCCCCAAAAAATTATTTGACAATACAAATATTTTTTGTTATATTTACTCTATCAAAGATAATTATTTGTAATGATGAGTATATTAAAGAAAAGATTAAAGAATCTGGAATAAAAGGAGATAAAATTAAACCAATCCCAGCCTTTAGTAAGCAATATTTATCATATAAAGAGACAAAACTTTCAGAAGACTTAGAGATATTTATCAATCAACATAACCCAATATTATCTTCATATATCTTTGAGAGACCTCAATTTTATATACCTGCTACATTAAGAGGTATTAAGGAGATTATTAAAGATTATCCTCATTTAGGTCTAATATTCGTTGGTCCTGCTAATTATTCACAACAGACTATAAATTTCGTCCAAACACTAAATTTAGAAAGGAATATATTTTTAGGTAATAATTTGACTCATGATGAATTTTTAACTTTATTAAATCGGTCAAAGATATACCTCAGAACCCCTGACTGTGATGGTATCTGTTCCTCAGTGCTACAAGCTTTATATCTTAAGATACCGGTAATAGGTTCTGAAAATCCACTTAGACCTCAATGTGTTATTAAATATAAAGTTGGCGATGAAATCTCATTAGTAGAAAAAATAAGGTATGTTTTAAAAAATTATGATGATGTAAAAAAAAACATACAGTTACCTGAAGTTGATGATACTGTGGTTAATGAGGTAGAATTATTAATTTCATAATAATTGGTAAGCGTTCGGGATATACATCAAAACTAACTGTTCACCGCAGAGACGCAGAGAGAAAATTAAAAACTATTTACCACACGCAGAATTCCATCACGGATTTTCATCAGTGCAATCTTTTGAGAACCGACATATCATGATTGATTAACAAATTTGGTTTTGATGTCCTATGTATTACCCTGATGTCCTCAATAATCTTTTCTGTTATCTGATTTATTTCCATGTCTTCTGCGTTCCTTTGCGTCTCTGCGGTAAATTACCATCTGAACAGTTACGAGAAAATAAATCATACCTGGATTTGGGATGATACTAAAATCAATGTCTTATTAGAAAAAGCTACTCAATCATTAGGAGAACTAAATGCATTTTCGCTCATTGTGCCAGATGTAGATGTTTTTATTCAAATGCATATAGTAAAAGAAGCCCAAGCGTCAAGTGGGGCTTCAGTCTTTGGTCTGTTTTTCAGGGGAAACGCTCATGCCCCTGCAGGGCACAAATGAGGATGAAAATAGTAGGTAGGAGATAGAAGGTGGGAGGTAAGGAGATAAGCGTGAGGAGTGATGTTTTCTTTACTTTCTACTCTCTACTTTCTACTTCCTTATTTTCAGGAGAGAATAATGAGGAAAACTATTTTTATATTGTGGTTAATGATGGTTACTTCAATTGCCTCAGCTGAATTATCCATAACCGCTAAGGTAGGCTTTGAGGGGAAATATAGAGATTTATGGCAATTTATACCTATTCTGATTGAAGTAGATAATTCTTCTTCTAAGACTATCAAAGGTGAATTGGTCCTTTCATTTGAAATAGAGAGATTATCTGGCGAGATAGAGAGAATAAACACTCCTTACACCTTACAGATTCATATCCCGGCAAAAACAAAATCAAATTATTGGTTTTATCTACCATTTATGAACTGCTACCAAAAACCAGAGATAAATCTATTGGTTAATAACAAAATAGTCGCCTCTACTTGTTTATCTGCTACTCCCTTATGGGATCAAGAAGTTGTGTTAGGTATAGTCCAGCAAGGGGTTATATCTAATTGTGGAATTCAAAAAATTGGAAATAGAGAATATATCTTTCTTTATCCTCTACCTTCTACTTTGCCTGATGAATGGATAGGATACAGCAATATAGAGACGATTTTAGTTGATAGTCCATCTCTAAATTTACTCACCTCTAAACAAAGAAAAGCACTCAAGATGTGGTCAGCACTGGGTGGTAAATTAGTCAATATAGAAGGAATGAGTAAAGATAAAATAGACGAATGGCTAAAGGAAGAATTAAATGAATTAAATCTATTTTTAAGTGGGATTATAGATATAGTTAGAATTCAAACATTCCTATCTAAAATCCCACAAATGGAGGTTCCTTCACCAGGAATTATCTTTCTACTCTTATTCATCTACCTTTTACTCATAGGTCCTATAAATTATATCATCTTGAAGAAAAAGAAAAAATCTGAAATTTCCTGGATTACTATTCCTATCTTAGTGATTTTATTTAGTCTTACCTTTTATATTTATGCTCAGAAAATCAAGGGAAAAAGTGCCATGCTAAATGAATTATCTATCCTTCATATCCCCGCAGGTAAAAATTGGGGTATTTTGAATGCCTCTTATGGGTTATTTTCACCCGAAAAAATAAGTTATAACCTTAGATTTAACACAAGAAGTTTTATCCGTTTCCCTCAATATAACTTTTATGAAGGGGTAGGGTATAAAATTATTCAGACTAATAATGAAACCTATCTACAAAACTTGTTAGTTGAAAAATGGGCGATGAAAACATTTATTACTCAATCCATAATTCATCTTGACGGAACGATTATCTGCCAAAAAGATAATCAACAAGTTTATGTAGTTAATACCTCACATTACCAGTTGTTAGATAGTGCTATCTTAATTAATGGTGTCTATCTGTCTTTGGGGAATATTAATTGCCAAACTAAACAAACCTGGGAAATTGACAAATTGAAGGAAGAAACACAATATCGGGTTCCGGAATTCATTACCCCCCTGCGTTATATGAAAAAGAATTTCTTCTTAGCATGGCTTGAAAAACCAATCATTGAACCTGAATTATCTATCCGCGGATGTGAAAGAAAATCTACCATTTTGGTAGTTATTCCAATAACAGCAAAGGAGCAGTAGTAATGATAGAAATTGATGGTCTGCGTAAGGAATATAATAATAAAATAGTGGCCGTAGCAGGACTTCATCTTCATTTGGAACAAGGGGATATATATGGACTCATTGGTCCAAATGGAGCAGGCAAGACAACGACTATTAATATGCTGGCAGGTTTACTCCAACCTACTTCAGGAACGGCAAAAATAGCCGATTATGATTTGATTTCACAAACAGACAAAATAAAACGGATAATTGGTTATATGCCTGATTTCTTTGGAATGTATGATGAACTTAAGGTCTGGGAGTACTTAGATTTCTTTGCTATGAATTATTCACTACCTAACCCCATAAGGCAACAGGTGGTTGAAGATACTTTACAAATGCTCCATCTTGATTTTAAAAGAGATGAATATGTGGGAACGCTTTCAAGAGGTATGAAACAAAAACTTTGTCTGGGAAGGGCATTGATAAATGACCCCTTGGTTTTACTTTTAGACGAACCGATGTCTGGATTAGACCCTATAGCCAGAATTGAAGTTAAAGAATTGCTCCTAAAATTAAAAGGATTGAACAAAATTATCTTCATCTCTTCCCATATCTTATCTGAGCTATCACAACTATGCAATAAGATTGGAATTATTGAAAAAGGAATATTACTTGCCAGTGGAGGAGTTGATGTAATTATAAAACAAATCTCTACAAAGAAAAACTTTAGACTTAAAGTTAGCTCGGATAGAGATGAGGCAATTAAAGCCATAATGGCCATGGAAAAAGTAAGCGGCGTTATTCCAGCAGAAGAAAATGAAATGATAATAGAATGCGAAGAGGATTTAGACCTGACACAACTTCTTGAGAAATGTATTGGACAGCATATTAAAATAATTGCCTTTTATGAAGAAAAAAGTAGTCTCGAGGATGTTTTTAAACAAATATCAACTGGCACAACGGCTTAATAAAGGAGAGAGTAGAAAGTAGAGAGTAGAAAAACGCTTATGTCCACTTGAAGTGAACACAAATGAAGACCATATTGGAGTGACAGCACTTGTGCTGTCATGACGCCACAAGTGGCGTTAATCCAACTGATAGCGATGGCACACTGTCAATGACTCTGCGTTCTCTGCGTCTCTGCGGTGAAAAAAATCAAAAATTTATTGACATAAGTTAAAATTTTTCGTAAAATATTCCCATAATGAGCAAAAGTGAAGATAACATCCGAATTCGAGCGAAGTAAGAATGTTGCGAAGCAAAAAATACCCCAAAAAGCATCTATGTAAAGAAAAGTCAAGGAGGTGTAAAACAAGATGGGTATAGTATATACCACAATAAAGGTTAGAAATCCATTAAAGGATAAGGAATTCATAGAACTCGATGCCAAGGTGGATACAGGAGCGACATTGCTTGTCTTACCAGAGGATGTGGTCAAAGAATTCGAATTTCCATTTATCAGAAGGCAGATAGTAAAATATGCCAATGAGGATACCGCTGAAAGGGATATAGTCTGGAGCGTGGAAATGGAGCTATGTGGGAGAAAAGGAATATTTGAAGCCATTGTAGAGCCTAAAAAGAAATATCCTCTTATTGGTGCAGTTATAATGGAATCTCTTGACCTTATAGTAGAACCGAGGAGTCTGGGAATTTATCCTAATCCAAGATCAAATCTACCCATGGCAGAAATAGAATAAAAATTTCCACCTGTGCAGGTAACTTTAGACTTGTATCCGTAAAGGAGAATGAAAATTACAATGCCACAAGTAGCGTCAATATCGGAGTAACAGCGTTTGCGCTGTCAATGACACCACAAGTAGCGTCAATCCCTTGCGGCGCACAAAGGAGAATGAAAATAGTAGAGAATAGAGAGAGAAGAAGTTTATTTTCCTTACTCTCTACTTTCTACTCTCTACTCTCTACTTCCTATTTTCAGGAGAACAAAGATGGAATGGTTATTTAGAAATCCGGTTTTTATTAAAGAAATGCGTTCAAAGATGCGGCAACGCAGGGCATATACCGTCTTGACCTTTTATCTGATTATCCTCGGATTTGTATTTTATTTATGTTACGGTATGAATGTCTTATCTGAGGGGCACATTTATTATGTTAAATCAGATTCTTATGCCGGAAAATACATCTTTATCGTTATAGCCATTATGCAATTACTTCTGATGATGAGCACAGCACTGACATCCTCAATTACAAGTATTACTCTGGAAAAGGAAGAACGAACTTATGACCTTTTAAGAGTTACTCCGATTACTCCATTTAGTATCGTGATGGGTAAACTTTTATTTTCCTTAGCCTACATCTTTCTTCTCTTTGTTATCTCTATTCCAATAGCATTTCTGATTCCTTATCTAAGTGGGTTGTCATTCATTCAGGTATTAAAGGTCTATCTGGTAATTATGGCTACAGCTGTAACTTTAAGTCTATGTGGGATATATTGTTCAACTATATTTTCTAAGAGTTCTCATGCAACTGGTGTATTTTATGGGATATTGTTTATCTTCGTTTTACTCCCAAGTTTATTTTTATTTGGTGTGGGATATTTCGAAGTGCTAAACCCTGATAAACCACTCTGGGCAGGAATTACTGCCAATCCTTTCTGGACAATAAGTGGAATATTAATAGGAAATGATACGACAAGGATATATCAATTTAATCTACCTATTTCGCTTTTGTATTTTATAACAAATCTTCTGCTTTCTTTCTTTATTGGTTCATTGGCCATAAATAATTTAAGGGAAAGGTCAAAAAGAAGTACTGTCTGGATAAGGGTATCATTTCTCATTCTTTTCCTATTCATCACCTTTATTAATTTAGGCAGTATAAATTTTCGACCAAAGTTTTTCTATGATTTTAGTACTTTTATCTCTCTTCAAATTATGTTATTTATACTTATTGGGTGGATATTTTGTTTCGGAGATATTAGTCAGGGAGAACTTAAGTTCTCCTCCTTATTCAAGATAAAAAGGATATTTTACAACCAGCCATCTACCAGCCTTCTTTACCTTACGCTCCTGGTTATAACATCTTCTGGTGTCATCATTTCTTGTGCTTACTCAGCAAAGATATTCCCAAAGTGGCATTTATTATGTTTGATTTCACTGGGCATCCTGATGATAACACTTGCCTGGGGTTCCCTGGGATTATTATTAAATTCGCTCTTTAAGAGTCGCCTGGCATCAAGAGGAATATTTGTCTTTATATTCATCATAGTTACTTTAGGAATAATCTTGCCAGGTATGCCTCATTATATCTCGGATAAAATGGTTGCTCAAGAGACAACACATTATACATTAGTAGATATGGGGAAAATGGAGGGCATAGGTAAGATAATGATTCATTTACATCCGCTATTTTCAGTAAGAGGTTTGATAGGAGACGAATTCTCATTCGTTAATCTACCTGCTATGACCTTCTTTTGGTCTTCTATGTTTTTTTATACCATATTTTTCTTGTTAAATATGCTGTTAAAAAGGTTATTCAAAAGATAATCTTTGGCGTAGCGTAAATTTGAGACGTGCGAGTAGGTTTAAGATTATTGTAACTATTCATCACGAAGGGCACAGAGAGCACGAAGTGAAATTTGATGAATTATCGAATTCATGAAGCTCAAATATTGACATATATGGTAATACGTCAGTTATTTGGGGAAATGAACATTAACCTGCGGAGGACAGAGCAATGAAAATAGTAGGCAAGTAGGTAGTAGGTAAGTAGGAAAGGGATAAAGGATGTGCACAGTATTCCTCTTCTGGGGGCAATGTCTCCCCCTTTCCTACTCTCCTACTTCCTACTTTCAGGAGAATCCCCCATTTCACTGACCCATTACCATATATAAAATTGGCAAATATCAAAGTTGGTCTATTGATAAATTTCAATGTGGAAAGATTGAAAAAAGGCATAAAGAGATTTGTTCTGTAACATCTCCCTGCCCTTCGTGCTCTTCGTGGTGAATAGTTACAAACTTAAAACTAAAAGCGTAAAACCAAACACCGTTGATAGTTGATAGTTGATAGTTTATAGTAGCTAGTTGATAGTTTATAGTTGATAGTTGATAGTTTATAGTAGATAGTTGAAGGACTATAGACTATAAACTATAAACTATAAACGAGTTTTGCATTATGCTCTTTGGCGGAAATTGATAAAAATAGAGGTTTTAAATACCCGCTTAAAAACTACAGTTTCCTGGTTTTGCAGAACCCTAATCCGTGCCACTCAGTGACTGAACAGTTACAAAGCAAAACAACCTTAGTCATCATTACTCCACGCCTTTATGCTTTTATCAATAGTTAATTGTAAAACTCCTTGATTTTTTAAGATATACTCAATGATTTCTCTAACCGCTCCTCTTCCACCATTTTTATTGGCAACATAGCTCACTTCTGATTTAATATATTCTGGTGCATCATTAACGGTTGCTGAGAACCCAACTTTTCTGAATAAGGAAATGTCGATTATATCATCTCCAATGTAAGCAATATTTTTATAGTCTAATTTTTCTTTTTTCAGGATTTCTTCAACTGCTTCTAACTTATTGATTTTTTCCTGGATGACATAATCCATCTTTAGCTCTTTCCCTCTTTTTTCAACTGCTTTGCTTGTTCTACCTGTAATTACGCCTACTTTTAATCCTGCTTTTTTAGCTAAAGTTATGCCCATTCCATCTTTGATGTCAAAAAATTTTAACTCTTCGTTTTCCCCAAGTATTATTCGTCCATCGGTTAAAACACCATCGACATCCATAAGTATTAATTTTATATCTTTGGTTTTTTCTTCCATCTAATTATCCTTTAAGTATTTAATCCTTTGTATTTAAGGATGTCATGGATGTGAATTATTCCAAATGGTTCCTGATTTTCTGTAACTGTAATTAATTGAGTAATACTCGATTTTTCCATCATAGATAAAGCCTCATGAACAAAGGCATCTTTTGATATTGTTTTTGGTTCTCTGGTCATACATTCTCCTGCACGATAATCATAGAGATTTGGAAATTTTTGAATTGCTCGGCGTAGGTCACCATCAGTAATACATCCTATCAATTTTCCTTCCTTGTCTATAACCAGAACAATACCGAGTTTTTTCTTTGTCATTTCAACGATTGCATCTTTCATATAAGTTTCTTCAGTCACAACGGGTAAATCTTCTCCTAAATGGAGTAAATCTCTGACATACCGGGTTAACATAATATCTTCTTCGAATTTGTCAATACCGGATTTAGTCAAGGGGTGTTGAAACATTTGCTCTATGGCAAAAGGCGGTATAGTAATGCAATCAGCCCCAATTAAAAACGCCTGACGGACATGTTCTGGTGTTCGGACACTTGAAACCATTACCTTTGATTTTATTTCTGGGTATTTCTTAAAACCAGTAATTATCTCCTCAATCACCTTTAAACCATCGTAACCAATATCATATATTCTTCCGACAAGAGGACAAACATATGTCGCTCCAGCTAATGCCGCCAGGATTGCCTGATTTAATGAAAAGAGTAAGTGAACATTTGTTTTAATTCCTTTTTCTGATAGGTATTCAACTGCTTTTATACTCTCATGATGCAGAGGAATTTTTGAAATCACATTGGGCCCCATTTCCATATTAGCCATAGCACTTTCTATAATTTCCTCAGCCGTGTTTCCCATCGCTTCAATATGAATCTCACCAGGAATTATCTGAGAGATTTTTTTTATCTCACCTGGTATATCCGTTATTCCTTCTCTTCTGAAAAAAGTAGGTGTTGTCGTTACGCCCGAGAAAATCTTCATTTTAGAATATTTCTCAATGGCATTAATATTTGCTGAATCAATATATAGTTTCATTTTATCTTCCTCCATTTATATTTGGTAATTAGGGTTCTGCAAAACCAAGAAACTGTAGTTTTTAAGCGGGTATTTAAAACCTCTATTTTTATCAATTTCCTCCAAAAATGCAAAACTCGTGTATAGTTTATAGTTTATGGTTTATAGTTTATAGTCTATAGTCCTTCAACTATCAACTATCTACTATAAACTATCTACTATCTACTACATTTCAGCATTAAAATACTTGAAGTCCTTTTTGAAATTTGATTTGTAATTTTGCATTTTGATATTTATATTTGATATTTAATATTTGATATTTGATATTTATTTGTTGTTTCCCCCAAATTCTATTTTGCAGAACCCTAATTTAGTAATCAGTTATCGGTCATCAGGTAAATTAATCGGGGTTCGGGACTCGG is part of the bacterium genome and harbors:
- a CDS encoding ABC transporter permease subunit; translation: MEWLFRNPVFIKEMRSKMRQRRAYTVLTFYLIILGFVFYLCYGMNVLSEGHIYYVKSDSYAGKYIFIVIAIMQLLLMMSTALTSSITSITLEKEERTYDLLRVTPITPFSIVMGKLLFSLAYIFLLFVISIPIAFLIPYLSGLSFIQVLKVYLVIMATAVTLSLCGIYCSTIFSKSSHATGVFYGILFIFVLLPSLFLFGVGYFEVLNPDKPLWAGITANPFWTISGILIGNDTTRIYQFNLPISLLYFITNLLLSFFIGSLAINNLRERSKRSTVWIRVSFLILFLFITFINLGSINFRPKFFYDFSTFISLQIMLFILIGWIFCFGDISQGELKFSSLFKIKRIFYNQPSTSLLYLTLLVITSSGVIISCAYSAKIFPKWHLLCLISLGILMITLAWGSLGLLLNSLFKSRLASRGIFVFIFIIVTLGIILPGMPHYISDKMVAQETTHYTLVDMGKMEGIGKIMIHLHPLFSVRGLIGDEFSFVNLPAMTFFWSSMFFYTIFFLLNMLLKRLFKR
- a CDS encoding transaldolase family protein, which gives rise to MKLYIDSANINAIEKYSKMKIFSGVTTTPTFFRREGITDIPGEIKKISQIIPGEIHIEAMGNTAEEIIESAMANMEMGPNVISKIPLHHESIKAVEYLSEKGIKTNVHLLFSLNQAILAALAGATYVCPLVGRIYDIGYDGLKVIEEIITGFKKYPEIKSKVMVSSVRTPEHVRQAFLIGADCITIPPFAIEQMFQHPLTKSGIDKFEEDIMLTRYVRDLLHLGEDLPVVTEETYMKDAIVEMTKKKLGIVLVIDKEGKLIGCITDGDLRRAIQKFPNLYDYRAGECMTREPKTISKDAFVHEALSMMEKSSITQLITVTENQEPFGIIHIHDILKYKGLNT
- a CDS encoding HAD-IIIA family hydrolase, which gives rise to MEEKTKDIKLILMDVDGVLTDGRIILGENEELKFFDIKDGMGITLAKKAGLKVGVITGRTSKAVEKRGKELKMDYVIQEKINKLEAVEEILKKEKLDYKNIAYIGDDIIDISLFRKVGFSATVNDAPEYIKSEVSYVANKNGGRGAVREIIEYILKNQGVLQLTIDKSIKAWSNDD
- a CDS encoding ABC transporter ATP-binding protein, whose translation is MIEIDGLRKEYNNKIVAVAGLHLHLEQGDIYGLIGPNGAGKTTTINMLAGLLQPTSGTAKIADYDLISQTDKIKRIIGYMPDFFGMYDELKVWEYLDFFAMNYSLPNPIRQQVVEDTLQMLHLDFKRDEYVGTLSRGMKQKLCLGRALINDPLVLLLDEPMSGLDPIARIEVKELLLKLKGLNKIIFISSHILSELSQLCNKIGIIEKGILLASGGVDVIIKQISTKKNFRLKVSSDRDEAIKAIMAMEKVSGVIPAEENEMIIECEEDLDLTQLLEKCIGQHIKIIAFYEEKSSLEDVFKQISTGTTA
- a CDS encoding glycosyltransferase, coding for MSKKEGKIRIQANRECCEAKNAQKATSYQSRKKQPKILEIVCYSPPRTGWSVRVEYVKKHLLENGYECQILNISPESRRIKSDEYLDVQNGFDYIFKVVKYCLKGYKIHMHMNGQSIKGFILTLISEFISLLFLRRCILTFHGGATQLYFPPKNYLTIQIFFVIFTLSKIIICNDEYIKEKIKESGIKGDKIKPIPAFSKQYLSYKETKLSEDLEIFINQHNPILSSYIFERPQFYIPATLRGIKEIIKDYPHLGLIFVGPANYSQQTINFVQTLNLERNIFLGNNLTHDEFLTLLNRSKIYLRTPDCDGICSSVLQALYLKIPVIGSENPLRPQCVIKYKVGDEISLVEKIRYVLKNYDDVKKNIQLPEVDDTVVNEVELLIS